A genomic region of Metopolophium dirhodum isolate CAU chromosome 1, ASM1992520v1, whole genome shotgun sequence contains the following coding sequences:
- the LOC132935542 gene encoding 7SK snRNA methylphosphate capping enzyme-like has product MPKLKLKDKKASCQYGNYCRYYGYRNPDNEDNRLKVLAERPDLFNNKDVLDIGCNIGHVTFSVARDFGAKSVVGMDIDRKLINIARKNVQYYINDTAQSSSHLSPKKDFDLRNRNDSNCDNVTELLPMQHCPTKSVSNTLYEQFPFNVSFVQGNYVLESDLLLSLETCKFDVILCLSITKWLHLNWGDDGLKRAFKRMFAQLRPGGILVVEPQPWKSYGRRKTLTETICQNYKNILLKPPMFTDYLLNEVGFANCETLSMPHNPSKGFQRPLKLYRKPDILVTSKD; this is encoded by the exons ACTAAAGTTGAAAGATAAAAAAGCATCGTGTCAATATGGAAATTATTGCAG ATATTATGGTTATCGTAATCCAGATAATGAAGACAATAGACTGAAAGTTTTAGCTGAACGCCCGGATTTATTTAACAACAAGGACGTGTTGGACATTGGCTGTAATATCGGTCATGTTACTTTTAGCGTTGCTAGAGATTTTGGTGCAAAGTCAGTTGTAGGAATGGACATTGATCgtaaactaattaatattgcACGCAAAAATGTACAGTATTACATTAACGATACAGCGCAGTCTTCCTCACACCTGTCACCAAAAAAAGATTTTGATTTAAGAAATCGTAATGATTCAAACTGTGATAATGTAACCGAATTATTACCTATGCAGCATTGTCCTACTAAATCAGTTAGTAATACATTGTATGAACAATTTCCTTTCAATGTCTCTTTTGTGCAG GGAAATTATGTATTAGAATCTGATCTTTTACTTTCATTAGAAACGTGTAAGTTCGACGTTATTCTCTGTTTAAGTATTACCAAATGGCTTCACTTGAACTGGGGTGATGACGGTTTGAAACGAGCATTTAAACGCATGTTTGCACAGTTGCGACCTGGTGGAATACTTGTGGTGGAGCCTCAGCCATGGAAATCTTATGGTCGCAGGAAAACATTGACG gaaaccatttgtcaaaattacaaaaacattcTGCTGAAACCTCCAATGTTTACAGACTATCTGTTGAACGAAGTTGGTTTTGCCAACTGTGAAACTCTTTCAATGCCTCATAATCCATCCAAAGGGTTTCAGCGTCCGCTCAAGTTATATAGAAAACCTGACATATTGGTAACTAGCAAAGACTAA